One Verrucomicrobiota bacterium genomic window, AGGGCCAGGCCTTGCAAGAGCACCGAGAGCGGCGCGGTGAAGAGTCCCAGGAGGCTGAGCTGGTAAGAGACTCCGAAGAGGAAGTAGAAGAGCCCACAACTCCAGCTGACAAAGACGAGCACTTCCGAAAGGTCGGTGATGGGGCAGCGGCCCTGGGCTTCTCCCCGCAGCCAAAGATTGCCGCAGATGGCGAGAAAGCCTACCAGCATGACCGCGAGGTTGACCCGGCTGCGATGCGCTTGGGTGCCTCGCAGCATGGGTAAGACCATGACCGCCCCACCCAAAAAACACAGGGTGGCCAGCCAAAGCAGCAGACGGTCAAGTTCCATGCAAAAGGTTTTACGTGGGAGGGGAACATATGCAGACCAAGACGTGGTGCAAAGACTCGTTCCCGACTTGCCCTCGAGGTGGCACGCCGTAGGGGTGGAGGCGAATGCCACCTTCCCCGCCCTTGAACCTGGACGCCCAAAGAGCGGCCCTCCGCGATGTGCCCGATTTCCCGAAGCCGGGCATCGTGTTCAAAGACATCACGCCGCTGCTGAGCGATCCCAGGCATTTCCGCGCCCTCACCGCTGCCTTCGTGGAGGCCTTGGCGGGAGAGCCGATTGACAAGGTGGCCGGGATTGACGCGCGGGGCTTTCTCTTTGGGGCTTGGCTGGCCGAGGCGCTGGGCTGCGGGTTCGTGCCGGTGCGCAAGAAGGGCAAGCTCCCTTGGAAGTCGGTCAGCCGCGCTTACGAGCTGGAGTATGGCACGGCGGAGGTGGAGCTGCACCAGGATGCGGTCCAGGAGGGGGAGCGGGTGGTCTTGATCGATGACCTGCTGGCCACCGGAGGCACGGCCGCGGCGGCCGCGGCCCTCATCCAGGAATTGGGAGGGCAGCTGGCGGCGCTGGCCTTTGTCATCGAGCTCGGCTTTTTAGAGGGTCGCCAAAAGCTCCCGCCGGCTCCGGTGGTGAGTCTGCTTCGCTATTGAAAGAGAGGCGGGCATGATTGTTCGAAATCGCGATCAGGAGAGCCCTTTCACCACGAAAGATGGCTCCACCATCCGCAGCTTGCTCGACCTCCGCAATGCCCCGGTCGAGCGCCAGAGCCTGGCCGAGGCGGAGTTGCCGGCGGGCGGGGCCACTGAGCGCCATTACCACAAAGTGAGTGAGGAGTTCTATTACATCACGCAGGGCGAGGGGCGGATGGAAATCGATGGTGCCAGCCAGAGGGTCGGACCAGGCGATGCCATCCTCATCCCACCCGGCGCTTGGCACCAGATCACTGCTGGCGCGGAGCCGCTTCGCCTGCTTTGCTGCTGCGCGCCGCCTTACGCCCACGAGGACACCTACTTCGAGTGATGGACATTCAAATCGCCACCCTTTGCGACTCCGCTGCCGATTACCAAGGAAAGCTCTGCATCCTGGGCAGCTTCGATACCCTGGCGGCGCCGCAGACTCCAGTGGTGCACCCGCAGTGCGCGCTGGCCATCCGGATCTGCTTTTTGCCTGAGGATGAGGGGCACCACAAGTTCCGCATCCGCTTTGTGAACGCGGATGGGCAGGGGGTGACACCGGCCATCGAGCCCGATATCGATGTCTCGCTCCCGGACAATACCTACTACCTGACGCGCAATCTCGTGATCAATCTTCAGCAGCTCAAGTTTGAGCAAGCCGGGCAATACTCGGTCGAGATCGCTTCCAACGACACCATTCTGAAACAACTTCCCCTGCGGGTGGTCCAGGTCAATCGCTGAAGCGTTCCTCGGGGACGTCGAGTGGCGGGGAGGTCGATCTCAACGGAAGATGGAGCGACGTCGAAGGGGTGAGCTGCGGCGTTCTTCTTTCTCTTTCTCGACCGTGGGCTCGAGCACTCGCATGGCCCGGCGGACTTCCTGCCCATCGGAGGCCACCGTGGTGGAGGGGGGGGCGGCGGCGGCTTCTTCGGCGGCCTTGCGCTCGGCAGCCGCTTGGTCTGCTTCGGCCACCAGGCGCTCCAATTCGGCCGAGGACTTGCCTTCGGAACGACCCTCCCGCTCTTGGAGGACTTGCTTGTAAATGACTTTGAAGAATTCCCGCGCGATGGGCCCGGCGTTCCCTCCCCCGCTGACTTTCTCGCCCGGGCGACCTTCATAGACGGCGGCAAAGGCATACTCCGGGCGCTCGGCCGGGAGAAAGCCGGCGAACCAGGCCATGTTTTGGTTCTTGGCGGTGGCCCCCCACTGGGCGGTGCCGGTTTTGCCTGCCATTTTGGAGATGTAAATCCGGGCGCTTTTGGCGGTGCCCCAGCTGCTTTCGACCACATCCCGCATGCCGGCCCGGACCGCTTCCACGAAGGAGGATTCGATGTTCAGGCTCTGCCCGCTGAGGGACTCGGGCGGTCGGATGACCCGGTTGTCCAAGTTCTGAATCTGCTTCACCAGTTGAAGCTTGGGCACCAGGCGGCCGTTTCCGATGCCGGCCATGACGCGGGCCATTTGCACGGGGGTGACCAGGAGGCTGCCTTGGCCGATGGAGAGATTGGCCATGTCGCCATCCAGGATGGGGTAGCCATATTGCTGGCGGTGCCAAGCATTGGTCGGCACAAAGCCGCTGCTTTCCCCTTCCAGCGGCAAGCCCGTGGGCTGCCCGAAGCCGAGGAGCTGGGAGAGGCCCATGACGCTTTCAGCCCCGGTGTCGATGCCGACCCGGTAGAACCAGGTGTTGGTGGAGCGGGCGATGGCTTTGTAGACGGTGATTCGGCCCTCGTCATCCTTACTCCAATTGTTGAAGGTGCGGTTGCCCACCCGCAGAGACGGCGGGCCGGGGAGGCGGGTGTTCGGCTCCACGATGCCGTCTTGGAGGGCGGCCAAGGCCACCACGGTTTTGAAAGTGGAGGCCGGGGGGTAGACCCCTTGGAAGGCCCGGCCGTAGAGCGGCTTGGCGGGGTCATCCCGGAGAAGGGCGTAGTTTTCCGTGGAGATGGCCGGGATGAAAACGTTGGGGTCGAAGGTCGGCCAGGAGGCCAAGGTGAGGACTTCTCCGGTCTGGACATCCACCACCACGAGGGCCCCGCGATTGGTCTTTTCGGCCAGGACTTTCTGAGCGTGGGCCTGCCATTCGCCATCGAGCGTGGTGATGACGGAATTGCCCGGGGTGGGCGGGTTGAGAATTTCTTCGACGAGGAGCTTCCCGTCCTGATCGAAGAGAACATTCAGGCGACCGTCCGTGCCTCGCAAGACTTCGTCGAAGGTCTTCTCGAGGCCCTTGCGGCCCTCGGTTTCTTCCCACATGGGATCGCCGTTGTCGATCGGGCCTTTCGGGAGGGGCCGGACTTTGCCGACGTAGCCCACGACATGGGCCGCGCTTTTCCCGCTCGCGGGATATTGGCGGAGGTAGAGCGGCTGCAAGAGGAGATTGGGGGCCTCGTTGAGCGCTTTGGCCTCTTGGATGAGGGCCACTTCGGCCGGGCTGAGCACGCCGGGCAAGTAGTAAGGCACCCAGCGCCGGTGCCGGTAGTGACTGAAGGCGTCCACGGGGTCGAAGCGGTAGCTCCGCCCGAGCAGCTCGGAAGCCAGCTCGGTCTGCGCGCGGGCGAAGGAGACGATCTCGGCCTCTTCGGCGTCTTCCAGGAGAGGAAAATTGAGGCCGAGGTAGTAGGCGACCCGGTTGTTGGCCAGGGGTCGTCCTTCGCGATCAAGAATCAAGCCGCGCGGGGCCGGGATCTTGAGCGTCATGGTCCGCGCCTCGGTGTTGGTCAGCCAACTGGCGTCCAAGCGCTTCTTGGCCTCGGAGGACGGGGCCGGGGCGAAGTCTTGCCCGGAGGCGCTCATCGCCAGAAGCAGCAGCGGAAAAAGTGGTTTCATTTTGGGCAGATTGCTGGGTCCGTGGGAGAGGGCGAAGGGCGGGAGGGCCGGGGTCAGGGGCGCGTTTCTCCTCGCAAGCGTCACTCCACCGTGACGCTTTTTGCGAGATTTCTGGGCTGATCGATTTCGCAGCCCCGCAAGCGGGCCACGTGGTAGGCGAAGAGTTGCAGGGCGACCGTGGTGGGGATGGGCGCGATGTAGGGATCGCAGACCGGGACGGAGATGGCGTGATGGATGCATCCGGCGGCCTCGGCATCGCCCTCGGTCACCACGCCGATGACGGGCGCATGGCGGGCGCGGCATTCGTGGACGTTGCCGATGGTCTTTTCCTTGCCGGGGACGTCATTGAGGAGAGCGATGACTGGAAAATCCTTTTGCAGCAGGGCGATGGGGCCATGCTTCAACTCGGAGGCATGGTAGCCCTCCGCGTGGAGGTAGCTGATTTCCTTCAGCTTGAGCGCGCCCTCCATGGCCACCGGAAAGAGGTAGCCGCGTCCGATGTAGAAACAGTGGGACATCTCGGCGTAGGCCTCGGCTACCTTGGCGATTTCATCGTTTTTGGCCAGCACTTGCTCAATGAGATCGGGAATGGACTCGATGCCGCGGCAGATCCGCTGGCCCTGCACCAGATTGAGCCGACGAGAGCGGCCAAACTTCAAGGCCACCATCAAGAGCGTGGCCACTTGGCAGGTGAAGGCCTTGGTGGAGGCCACGCTGATTTCCGGTCCGGCGTGCAGGTAGATCCCGCGCCCGGCCTCGCGGGCGATGGTGGAGCCGACCACATTCACGAGGGCCGCCACGAGGGCCCCTTTCTGCTCGGCCTCCCGAAGGGCCGCGAGGGTGTCAATGGTCTCGCCACTCTGGCTGATGGCCAAGACGAGGTCGCCCCGCTGGATGATGGGATTGCGATAGCGAAACTCAGCGCTCTGCTCCACTTCCGAGAAAAGATGGGCAAACTCCTCGACCGCGAACTCGCCCACCATGCCGGCATTCAGAGAGGTGCCACAGCCCAGCATGAGGATGCGGCTGATTTCCACCAGGTCCCGCGGCTCCAGCCCCAGCCCCGAGAGGAGGGCATTGCCCGATTCGGGATCGAGGCGACCGCGGATGGTGTTGCGCACCGCCTCCGGCTGCTCGAAAATTTCCTTCAACATGAAGTGCTCATAGCCGCCCTTGGTGGCCGCTTCCGGGTCCCAATCCACCTCGTGGGCCGAGCGGCGGACTGGGCGATTTTCGAGATTCCGGATGTCGACCTTGGTCGGCGTGACTTTGGCCACGTCATTGTCATCTAAAAAGATGACCTGCTGGGTGACCGACACGACCGCTGCCGGATCACTTGCCACAATGGCCTCATCTATACCGACTCCAATTACAATAGGGCTAC contains:
- a CDS encoding adenine phosphoribosyltransferase, producing MPPSPPLNLDAQRAALRDVPDFPKPGIVFKDITPLLSDPRHFRALTAAFVEALAGEPIDKVAGIDARGFLFGAWLAEALGCGFVPVRKKGKLPWKSVSRAYELEYGTAEVELHQDAVQEGERVVLIDDLLATGGTAAAAAALIQELGGQLAALAFVIELGFLEGRQKLPPAPVVSLLRY
- a CDS encoding cupin domain-containing protein; protein product: MIVRNRDQESPFTTKDGSTIRSLLDLRNAPVERQSLAEAELPAGGATERHYHKVSEEFYYITQGEGRMEIDGASQRVGPGDAILIPPGAWHQITAGAEPLRLLCCCAPPYAHEDTYFE
- a CDS encoding penicillin-binding transpeptidase domain-containing protein; amino-acid sequence: MKPLFPLLLLAMSASGQDFAPAPSSEAKKRLDASWLTNTEARTMTLKIPAPRGLILDREGRPLANNRVAYYLGLNFPLLEDAEEAEIVSFARAQTELASELLGRSYRFDPVDAFSHYRHRRWVPYYLPGVLSPAEVALIQEAKALNEAPNLLLQPLYLRQYPASGKSAAHVVGYVGKVRPLPKGPIDNGDPMWEETEGRKGLEKTFDEVLRGTDGRLNVLFDQDGKLLVEEILNPPTPGNSVITTLDGEWQAHAQKVLAEKTNRGALVVVDVQTGEVLTLASWPTFDPNVFIPAISTENYALLRDDPAKPLYGRAFQGVYPPASTFKTVVALAALQDGIVEPNTRLPGPPSLRVGNRTFNNWSKDDEGRITVYKAIARSTNTWFYRVGIDTGAESVMGLSQLLGFGQPTGLPLEGESSGFVPTNAWHRQQYGYPILDGDMANLSIGQGSLLVTPVQMARVMAGIGNGRLVPKLQLVKQIQNLDNRVIRPPESLSGQSLNIESSFVEAVRAGMRDVVESSWGTAKSARIYISKMAGKTGTAQWGATAKNQNMAWFAGFLPAERPEYAFAAVYEGRPGEKVSGGGNAGPIAREFFKVIYKQVLQEREGRSEGKSSAELERLVAEADQAAAERKAAEEAAAAPPSTTVASDGQEVRRAMRVLEPTVEKEKEERRSSPLRRRSIFR
- the glmS gene encoding glutamine--fructose-6-phosphate transaminase (isomerizing), which encodes MCGIVGYVGPRNVPEVLLNGLKRLEYRGYDSAGIATLGKKSIFLRKQEGKVDGLRESLKDLLTSHRDGKSSAGIAHTRWATHGPPTAANAHPHVDGSERLALVHNGIIENYRPIREHLESKGHTFRSDTDSEVLGALIADYLTEKPKGGLLDAVSLALQKVHGTYGIAVISQDEPGCLVVARRGSPIVIGVGIDEAIVASDPAAVVSVTQQVIFLDDNDVAKVTPTKVDIRNLENRPVRRSAHEVDWDPEAATKGGYEHFMLKEIFEQPEAVRNTIRGRLDPESGNALLSGLGLEPRDLVEISRILMLGCGTSLNAGMVGEFAVEEFAHLFSEVEQSAEFRYRNPIIQRGDLVLAISQSGETIDTLAALREAEQKGALVAALVNVVGSTIAREAGRGIYLHAGPEISVASTKAFTCQVATLLMVALKFGRSRRLNLVQGQRICRGIESIPDLIEQVLAKNDEIAKVAEAYAEMSHCFYIGRGYLFPVAMEGALKLKEISYLHAEGYHASELKHGPIALLQKDFPVIALLNDVPGKEKTIGNVHECRARHAPVIGVVTEGDAEAAGCIHHAISVPVCDPYIAPIPTTVALQLFAYHVARLRGCEIDQPRNLAKSVTVE